The genomic segment TCGACCGGCGGGTTTACCGATTGTCTGCTTCAGCGCGGCGCTTCGTTCGTGCACGCCCTCGATGTCGGTCACGGCCAGCTCGCCTACTCGCTTCGTATAGACAAGCGCGTGAAAGTGTATGAGGGCGTCAATGCGCGTCATCTGGACACCATGCGTTTCGAGCCCGTACCGACGATAGCCGTTACCGATGTATCGTTCATATCCGTGCTCCGCATTGCGCCGGCGGTGCGCGCTTCATTCCCGGGGCTTACCGCATGGATAGTGCTCATCAAACCGCAATTCGAGGCTGAACGCAGGGAAGTGCCGCGCGGCGGCGTGATACGCGATGAGGCGCTCAGGGAACGGATAGTGTCCCGATTCGCTGACAGCATACAGAAGCTGGGGTTCACATCACAAGGTATCATCCCATCGCCGATAACCGGTGCGAAAGGGAATGTCGAGTATCTCGTGCATTTGACCGTGCGATAATGCTATCGCACGATCGAATCCAATATATCGTTGGGAATATGCCCTGACAGATAATCCGCGAGCCTGTTGAACGTGTCATCGAGCACCGGGGCATCGGCACCGAAGAGCGCATGGATGACAGGAGCGTTCTCGAAAAGCCCGTGCAGATATACGGCGAGAATATTCCCGCGATGAAAGCCGATGCCGTTCCCGATGACGCCGTCGGCGGTCGTCTGCATGATGCCGTGACGTATCTCGTATCCTTTCACGGCAAGCCCCGAGAGCGGCGCCCAATAGTTCGAGAGCGTCCCGAAACCGAGCTCTGCATGACGCTGCACTTTCTCCCGTTCGTATACGGTACTGAACGGAAGCAACGCGAGCGCCTTCCCCTCACCTTCCACACCGTACGGATCGCGCAATTCCGTGCCGAGCATCTGCAGTCCTCCGCATACCGCAAGGAGCGGTTTTCCCGCATTCACATGGGAGCGAATGGGCGCATCAAGCCTTTTCTCGATGAGCCATGACAGATCGTTCGCGACATGTTTCGACCCGGGGAGAACGATGAG from the Spirochaetota bacterium genome contains:
- a CDS encoding TlyA family RNA methyltransferase, giving the protein MKTRLDDKLVELSLADSRAKAQALIMAGEVFVNGERIDKKAHPVKTTDEITVREKPPFVSRGGEKLAHALDNFAVDVKEHVAIDIGASTGGFTDCLLQRGASFVHALDVGHGQLAYSLRIDKRVKVYEGVNARHLDTMRFEPVPTIAVTDVSFISVLRIAPAVRASFPGLTAWIVLIKPQFEAERREVPRGGVIRDEALRERIVSRFADSIQKLGFTSQGIIPSPITGAKGNVEYLVHLTVR